GTCCGCGGGGGCGGACGCGGTGACCTTCGACCACGAACACGTGCCCAACGACTATCTCGAGGGCCTCATCGCCGACGGTGTCAACGTGCAGCCGCAGCCGTCCGCGTTGATCAACGCGCAGGACAAGCTCGTGATGCGCCGACGGATGAGGGAGATCGGTGCACCGGTGCCGCCGTTCCTTGCGGTGGAGACCGTGGAGGACGCCACCGGATTCTGGGACGCCACCGACGGCGCGGTCTGCCTCAAGGCACGGCGGGGCGGCTACGACGGCAAGGGAGTGTGGTTCCCGGAATCGCGGGAGGATCTCGCCACGCTGGTCGAGGACCTCCTCGCCGAGGGTGTTCCGCTGATGGCGGAGAAGAAAGTTCATCTGGTGCGCGAACTGTCCGCCATGGTGGCCAGGACACCGTCCGGGGAGGTCGCATCCTGGCCCGTCGTGGAATCGGTGCAGGCCAACGGAATCTGCTACCTTGCGGTGTCCCCGGCACCGGCGGAGTCGGAGGGGCAGCGGCGTGTCATCGACCAGGCGCATGAGCTGGCCCGCCAGGTGGCTGCCGAGCTGGGCGTCACCGGCGTCCTCGCCGTGGAGCTCTTCGAGACCGTGGATGAGGCGGGGCAGCCGGAGATCATCGTCAACGAACTGGCGATGCGACCGCACAACACCGGTCACTGGACCCAGGACGGGTGCGTGACCAGTCAATTCGAACAGCACCTCCGAGCGGTCCTGGACCGCCCGCTGGGGTCGACGGCTGCGTTGACGGCGGCGACGGTGATGGCCAACGTCCTCGGCGACGATACCGCGGATCCGGGGATGCCGATGTCGCAACGTATGGACGAGGTGTGGCGCCGGTACCCGGAGGCGAAGATCCACCTCTACGGCAAGGACTGGCGTCCGCGCCGCAAGATCGGTCACGTGAACATGTCCCTGCCGTTGGGCCGGGAGGCGACTGCGGAAGCCGTTGAGGCTCTACGCCGCGATGCCCGCCTGGCGTCGGACTTCCTGGTGACGGCGCGCTGGACGGACGCCTGAGTCCCCCGGACAGGTAGAGTTACCTGCGTGACTACCGAGAGCAGCGCAGAGAACAGCACAGGGCAGAACACGGGACAGGATGCGGGGGAGGGGCCGACGCCTCTGGTCGGCATCGTGATGGGCTCGGACTCTGACTGGCCGACCGTGGAACCTGCGGCGCAGGTTCTGGCGGAGTTCGGGATTCCGATGGAGATCGGTGTGGTGTCGGCACACCGCACCCCTGAGCGCATGCTGGACTATGCCCGCGCGGCACACACCACCGGAGTCAAGGTGATCATCGCCTGTGCCGGGGGTGCCGCACATCTGCCGGGCATGGTCGCCGCGGCCACCCCACTGCCGGTCATCGGCATTCCCCGAGCCCTGAAGAACCTGGACGGGCTGGACTCGCTGCTGTCGATCGTGCAGATGCCGGCCGGTGTCCCCACCGCGACGGTCTCCATCGACGGGGCGAAGAACGCCGGGCTGCTCGCCGTCCGGATGCTCGGTGTGGCTGACCCCCGGCTGCTCGAGGGCATGATCGCTTATCAGGAGCGCATGCGTGACGAGGTCCTGGAGAAGGACCACCGTCTGAAACAGCAGTTGATGGGCGAATAGGGACCGGGGAGGAACCTGGGGATGTCGGGGATCCTGCTCGTCACGCTTCTCGTGGCCGTCGCCGTCGCGGCGACGGCGTGGAGTGTGAAGTCACGGTCGCGGTGGCACGGTAACGGACTGATGGTGCTGCTGGTTGCCGAACTCCTGTGGGCGTGGCTCATCGTCGCTGCGCACGGGGGTGGTTTCCCGGTTCCTGTGTGGCTGGCGTGGGGGTTCTCACAACTGGTGGTGGTCGGTGTCGGTTGGGTCGTCGCCCGGTGGATGGGGGACGCGCTGCCCGGTGTCGACGGACGTGGCTGGTTCCACCTGAGCACCGTCGTCGCCGCGGCAATGATGTTGACCCTGGGGTTGGGCAGCGCACTGCTCGCCCTGTCCGCCTGGAACGCGTGGCGGAACTGGGGTGCGGGAGTCAACGACGCCCTCATCGTCCTCACGGTGCTCGGTGCTCTGGGCGTGATCCTGTGGCTCGTCGCGGTAGGGACCATGGTCTTCTTCCTGCTGCAGGTCCGTCGGGGACGCCACCGTCCTGCGCCGCAGGAGGCGGATGCCGTCGTGGTCCTGGGGGCGGGGTTGGCCGCGGACAAGGTCAGTGCTCTGCTCGCGTGCCGTTGCGACCGTGGTGCGGCCGCGTGGCGCACCCTGGAGCGGGCGGCATCGTCGGCGACCGCCCCGCTCATCGTCTCCGGCGGGCGTGGGAATGACGAACCTTGTACCGAAGCGGAGGCGATGCACCATTACATCGCCGGACGCGGCTTCCCGCGGGACGTGGTCCTGGAGGAACGTGAGGCCACCGACACCACGGAGAACCTGCATTTCAGCCTCGATCTGCTCGCTGGACAGGGGATAGAGGACCCGTTCATCGTGGTGTGTACCTCGGATTTCCACGTGATGCGCACCGAGCGCATCGTCGCTATGCTCCGGGAGGAGCGGGGTGCCAACGGTCGCCCTTTCGATGCGGTGGTGCTGGGAGCACCGACGCCGAAGCCGTCCCTGCCTGCGGCGTACCTGCGTGAGTACGTGGCCCTGATGATCCACCGTGTGCTGGGGCGGGCGTGAGCGAGATCAGAAGCGCGCGGATCCGCCTCCTCCGGAGAAACCGCTGCTGAAGGACACGTTCGTCCCGGAGGATGAAGAACTCTGCGCAGCCTGGACATCGGCAGAGTGCCAGGAACTGATGAGGGCGAACGGGATCCAGTTTCCGTACCCGGCTCCGACCCGGTATCCGGTGTCGTAGATCCGGGGTGCGTGACGCTCCTCGGTGTCCATGGAGAGTTCGCTCATCTCCTTTTCCCTGACGAGGGACAGTGCGTGTCCGTAGGCGCGGACCGTGGCGGCATACCGGTCCATGAAATCTGCGGCGTCGAGGTCACCGGACAGGGCGTCGACGTCCGACGCCACGTCGGCCAACATCTCCTGCAGGACGGGAGATGCCGTGGCAGCGCGGGCCGCGGAGACGTCCTCGGACAATGACACGAGTTCCCTGCGACGCACCCGGGCGTCACCGTGTTCCATGGCGAAAATCCGGTCGATGGTGTCTTCGGCCCGGATCGTTCTGTTCATGGCCGTATGTGCTTCGGCGAGTGTCGTGGCGTGGGAACGGAACGCCTTGTCGTCGGCCCCCTGGGACAGACCTGTCGCTGAGAGGAGGGAGTCCACGGAGAGGAAGGAATCGCGGCATTCCGCCCACTGACGGCGGAGTTCGTCGTCGGCGATGGGAGAGGTCAGGGAGTTCGCACGGACGTCGATCTGATCCAGTCGGAGAGCGACATCAGCATAGCGGTCGCTGATCTCGGTGAATTGCCCGCGGGCGGTGGCGGCTTTCTTCCTTCGGGTGGCGGCGACCGCCCACCATGCCCCGCCGCCGCCGACCACGGCGAGAACACCGGCACCCGTGAGTACCTGCGTCTGCGTCGGGCCGGATTCCTCGGCGACCAGGGAAGGGTCGGCGGCGGTGCGGGCACCGTCGAGCATGCCGACCGCCCAGTTTCCCCGTTGCAGACCTGGTTTCATGTCGGCGAGGGTCCGGTCCAGGTGGCTGCCCTCGAAGAGGTCCAGTGCGCTGCAGACATCGTCCCCGCAGTACACGCCGTAGCCCCGTGAGGACACACCCACAGCGATGATGAGGCTTCCTGGTGCCCAGGCGGCACCTTCTCCGGTGCCGTCGGGGACGAGGTGTTCCTCATTGTCACCCACCCAGTCGAGCAGCCCGTCGTTGAACTGTTCGTCGGTGCCCAGGCCGTCCTCCGAGGAGTCCAGGACGATGTAGGTGACGTCCCGGACCTGGTCGGGGAAGTCGATGAGGGGAGTCTCGTTGACGAGCGTGTCCGTTGCCGTGGCGTTGAGTACCCCGTCGGGGTCGGTGATGCCCACGGTGATGTCGGGCGCCTCGGCCCAGGCGGCGGGGGTGGCGACGGTTACTCCGAGACCGGCGAGCAGGGTGGTGGCAGTGCGGCGCAATGGTGTCATGGTGCAGTCCACGCTACCGGGTCGAGTGACTCAGTCGTAGCGGCGCCACTGCCGCCATACGGCCCAGGTGGCGACCAGGAGTGCGGCCAGGAGCAGGGAGGGCCATACCGCGGGATCCTCCTGGAGCACATTCCACACCGCCTGCACGAGTGCCACGACGCTGAAGAACGACAGGAACCCGAGGATCGATTCCAGGACGGTCCGCCGACGGCGGTACTCGGAGTGGTCAGGGGTCTGCCTGATCACTTCACGCCACCGGCGGTCAGCCCGGACACGATGCGCCGCTGGAACACGAGCACCATGATCACCAGCGGGACGGTGACCAGTGCGCCGGCGGCCATCGTCGCCGCGTAGGGGAACTGGAAGGCGCTGGCGCCGGTGAACCGGGCGATGGCCACGGTCACGGGTTCGGTGGAGGTGGTGGAGAGCTGTTTGGCGAGCATGAACTCATTCCACGTGGCAATGAACGCGAGGATCGCGGTGGTGAACAGAGCAGGTGCCGCCAAGGGCAGGATGACCTTCCGGAACGCCAGGCCGCGCGAGGCGCCGTCCACGCGGGCCGCCTCCTCGAGCTTCCAGGGCAGTTCCCGGAAGAAGGAGGTCAGTGTGTAGACCGTCAGCGGCAGGACGAAGGAGATGTTCGGGATGATCAGTGCCTGGTAGGTGCCGATCCATCCGATGTTGCTGAACAGCTGGAACAGCGGTGTCACCAGGGCAATGCCCGGAAACATCGACGCAGCAAGGATGACTCCGGTGACGAACCCCTTGCCGCGGAAGTCGACCCGTGCCAGGGCGTAGGCGGTGAACACACCGACGACCAGGGCGATCGCCGTCGTCGCCACGCCGATAATCAGGCTGTTACCGATGGCGCGGAGGAAGTTGTTGCCGGCGTCGGTGGCCAGCGCGTCCTTGAAATTGTCGAGAGTGAGGTGGCTGGGTACCGGATTCGTGGAGAAAGTGTGGGCCTTGTCGCGGAAGGCGGTCACCACCATCCAGTAGAACGGCGCGAGCGCCCAGATCAGGATGATGATCACGGGCAGGTAGTTGCGGACGACCTTCATCATCGTGGGGCCTCCGGTGTCTTTTCGGCGGGCTGGTCGGTTGTCAGGTCATTACTGGTGGCGCGGAGGTCAGGAGCTGCCCGACGGCCCCACAATCTTCGGGTTCTCGCCGACCGAGGCATGTTCTGTGTCCCGGCGACGTCCGCACCAAGGAACTTCACCATCACGAAGGCGACACCGAATATCAGCAGGAAGATCAGGGTTGATACCGCTGACGCGGAGTTGAAGTTTCCGGACTTCGTGTCGGTGATCACCAGTTGGCTGATCACCGCCGTCGGCGAGTTCGTCGATTCGCTGATCATGATGACCGGGAGGTCGTACATCCGCAGCGCATCAAGTGTGCGGAACAGTACGGCGACCATCAGCGCCGGTTTGATCAACGGCAGGGTGATCCGGGTGAACTGTTGCCACCGGGACGCGCCGTCCACCCGTGCTGCCTCGTAGACACCGCCGGGCACCATCTGCAGTCCGGCGAGGATCAGCAGTGCCATGAACGGCGCTGTTTTCCACACGTCGGCGATGATCACCGCGAACCGGGCTGCCCACGGATCCGTCGTCCAGGCGATGTCGAGGCCGAACAGGGAGTTGACGATCCCGTCCGGGGCGAAGATGAACTGCCACAGTTTCGCGGTCACGGCGGTGGGGATCGCCCAGGGGATGAGGACGGCGGCGCGCAGCAGGCTGCGCCCCCAGAAGCTCTTCGACATGGTGGTCGCCATCCACAGGCCGAGAGCAGTCTCCAAGGCGACGGTGACGACCACGAAGAACAGGGTGATCCACAGCGCGGGCCAGAAGTCGGTGGCCAGATTGCCCGGTGCGCAGGTGGTCGCTTCTCCCGTGGGGGACAGGCAGCGCTGTGTCAGCCAGTACAGGTAGTGGTCGAGTCCGGCGAACCCGCCGTCGACGAACATGCCTGTGTCCGGGTCGAGGTGTCTGTCGGCCTGGAAGGAGAGGTAGATGGCGCGCAGGATCGGGTAGCCGATGACGACGGCGAGCAGGGCGAGGCTGGGGCCGACGAACCACAGGGCGCGTAGATCACGCTTCTTCTGGGAGGTAACGGAAGTCACAGGGTGAACCTTATCGGTAAAACAGGACGCCCGGTATACCGTCGACGGACGACGGCAACCGGGCGTGACTGTTGACGGAGCCGGGCCTAGCTGGTCACGTTCGCGATGGCGGACTCCATGTCGTTGGTGGCGTCCTCGACGCTCTTACCACCGGTGATGGCGGCGTAGGCGTTATCCTGGACGGCCTTGGAGAGGGAGTCGTACGACGGGGAGACCGGGCGTGGTTCGGCGTTCTCCAGTGACTCCTTGAGTGCCGGGAGGTACGGGAACTCCTCGATGAGGGACTCGTCGTCGTA
The genomic region above belongs to Corynebacterium glyciniphilum AJ 3170 and contains:
- a CDS encoding carbohydrate ABC transporter permease, which translates into the protein MWFVGPSLALLAVVIGYPILRAIYLSFQADRHLDPDTGMFVDGGFAGLDHYLYWLTQRCLSPTGEATTCAPGNLATDFWPALWITLFFVVVTVALETALGLWMATTMSKSFWGRSLLRAAVLIPWAIPTAVTAKLWQFIFAPDGIVNSLFGLDIAWTTDPWAARFAVIIADVWKTAPFMALLILAGLQMVPGGVYEAARVDGASRWQQFTRITLPLIKPALMVAVLFRTLDALRMYDLPVIMISESTNSPTAVISQLVITDTKSGNFNSASAVSTLIFLLIFGVAFVMVKFLGADVAGTQNMPRSARTRRLWGRRAAPDLRATSNDLTTDQPAEKTPEAPR
- the purE gene encoding 5-(carboxyamino)imidazole ribonucleotide mutase, which gives rise to MGSDSDWPTVEPAAQVLAEFGIPMEIGVVSAHRTPERMLDYARAAHTTGVKVIIACAGGAAHLPGMVAAATPLPVIGIPRALKNLDGLDSLLSIVQMPAGVPTATVSIDGAKNAGLLAVRMLGVADPRLLEGMIAYQERMRDEVLEKDHRLKQQLMGE
- a CDS encoding DUF5129 domain-containing protein — translated: MTPLRRTATTLLAGLGVTVATPAAWAEAPDITVGITDPDGVLNATATDTLVNETPLIDFPDQVRDVTYIVLDSSEDGLGTDEQFNDGLLDWVGDNEEHLVPDGTGEGAAWAPGSLIIAVGVSSRGYGVYCGDDVCSALDLFEGSHLDRTLADMKPGLQRGNWAVGMLDGARTAADPSLVAEESGPTQTQVLTGAGVLAVVGGGGAWWAVAATRRKKAATARGQFTEISDRYADVALRLDQIDVRANSLTSPIADDELRRQWAECRDSFLSVDSLLSATGLSQGADDKAFRSHATTLAEAHTAMNRTIRAEDTIDRIFAMEHGDARVRRRELVSLSEDVSAARAATASPVLQEMLADVASDVDALSGDLDAADFMDRYAATVRAYGHALSLVREKEMSELSMDTEERHAPRIYDTGYRVGAGYGNWIPFALISSWHSADVQAAQSSSSSGTNVSFSSGFSGGGGSARF
- a CDS encoding 5-(carboxyamino)imidazole ribonucleotide synthase, which codes for MPLVTVIGDGQLARMMQQAGIELGLTVRLLAGSTGASAAQATADVWLGEYTDEGVVREVSAGADAVTFDHEHVPNDYLEGLIADGVNVQPQPSALINAQDKLVMRRRMREIGAPVPPFLAVETVEDATGFWDATDGAVCLKARRGGYDGKGVWFPESREDLATLVEDLLAEGVPLMAEKKVHLVRELSAMVARTPSGEVASWPVVESVQANGICYLAVSPAPAESEGQRRVIDQAHELARQVAAELGVTGVLAVELFETVDEAGQPEIIVNELAMRPHNTGHWTQDGCVTSQFEQHLRAVLDRPLGSTAALTAATVMANVLGDDTADPGMPMSQRMDEVWRRYPEAKIHLYGKDWRPRRKIGHVNMSLPLGREATAEAVEALRRDARLASDFLVTARWTDA
- a CDS encoding carbohydrate ABC transporter permease, with amino-acid sequence MKVVRNYLPVIIILIWALAPFYWMVVTAFRDKAHTFSTNPVPSHLTLDNFKDALATDAGNNFLRAIGNSLIIGVATTAIALVVGVFTAYALARVDFRGKGFVTGVILAASMFPGIALVTPLFQLFSNIGWIGTYQALIIPNISFVLPLTVYTLTSFFRELPWKLEEAARVDGASRGLAFRKVILPLAAPALFTTAILAFIATWNEFMLAKQLSTTSTEPVTVAIARFTGASAFQFPYAATMAAGALVTVPLVIMVLVFQRRIVSGLTAGGVK
- a CDS encoding YdcF family protein → MSGILLVTLLVAVAVAATAWSVKSRSRWHGNGLMVLLVAELLWAWLIVAAHGGGFPVPVWLAWGFSQLVVVGVGWVVARWMGDALPGVDGRGWFHLSTVVAAAMMLTLGLGSALLALSAWNAWRNWGAGVNDALIVLTVLGALGVILWLVAVGTMVFFLLQVRRGRHRPAPQEADAVVVLGAGLAADKVSALLACRCDRGAAAWRTLERAASSATAPLIVSGGRGNDEPCTEAEAMHHYIAGRGFPRDVVLEEREATDTTENLHFSLDLLAGQGIEDPFIVVCTSDFHVMRTERIVAMLREERGANGRPFDAVVLGAPTPKPSLPAAYLREYVALMIHRVLGRA